In Alkalihalobacterium alkalinitrilicum, a genomic segment contains:
- the arsB gene encoding ACR3 family arsenite efflux transporter, whose translation MSKESESDVKKGIGFFERYLTVWVALCIIVGLAIGQWLPAVPETLSRFEYAQVSIPVAILIWLMIYPMMVQIDFNSIVNAGKKPKGLVVTLVVNWVIKPFTMFFFAWLFFKIIFSPFISGELATEYIAGAVLLGAAPCTAMVFVWSYLTKGDASYTLIQVSVNDLILIFAYGPIVMFLLRINNVVVPYETVILSVVLFIVVPLAAGYISRVLLIKSKGKEWFEQVYLKRAGKFTIVGLLLTLIIIFSFQGEVILNNPFHIGLIAVPLIIQTFFIFVIAYFWAKRWRLEHSVAAPAAMIGTSNFFELAVAVAIALFGLNSGATLVTVVGVLVEVPLMLYLVKVANKTRHWFPDAKLAK comes from the coding sequence TTGAGTAAAGAAAGCGAAAGTGATGTAAAGAAAGGTATTGGTTTCTTCGAGCGGTATTTAACCGTTTGGGTTGCCCTATGTATTATTGTTGGTCTTGCTATCGGGCAGTGGTTACCAGCCGTTCCCGAAACATTAAGCCGATTTGAATATGCGCAAGTTTCCATTCCAGTGGCTATTTTAATTTGGTTAATGATTTATCCAATGATGGTACAAATTGATTTCAACAGTATTGTGAATGCGGGAAAAAAGCCAAAAGGGTTAGTTGTAACGCTAGTCGTTAACTGGGTGATCAAGCCGTTTACAATGTTTTTCTTTGCATGGCTCTTTTTTAAAATTATTTTTTCCCCATTTATTTCAGGGGAGCTTGCGACTGAGTATATTGCAGGCGCTGTGTTATTAGGAGCTGCTCCTTGTACAGCGATGGTATTTGTTTGGAGTTATTTAACGAAAGGCGATGCGAGTTATACTCTTATTCAAGTATCTGTAAATGATTTAATTTTAATTTTTGCATATGGTCCGATTGTGATGTTTTTACTGCGGATTAATAACGTTGTGGTACCGTATGAAACGGTCATTTTATCCGTCGTTTTATTTATTGTGGTACCGTTAGCTGCGGGTTACATTTCTCGTGTTTTATTAATTAAAAGTAAAGGAAAAGAATGGTTTGAACAAGTGTATTTGAAGCGTGCTGGAAAGTTTACGATTGTTGGACTATTACTAACTTTAATCATTATTTTCTCTTTCCAAGGTGAAGTAATTTTAAATAATCCATTTCATATCGGTTTGATTGCTGTACCGTTAATTATTCAAACGTTTTTTATTTTTGTGATCGCCTATTTTTGGGCGAAAAGATGGCGGCTTGAACATAGCGTTGCTGCACCTGCTGCGATGATTGGAACGAGTAATTTCTTTGAACTAGCTGTTGCGGTGGCCATTGCATTATTTGGGCTCAACTCAGGGGCAACATTAGTTACCGTAGTAGGGGTTCTCGTTGAGGTTCCGTTAATGCTTTACTTAGTAAAAGTAGCAAACAAAACAAGACATTGGTTCCCAGATGCGAAATTGGCTAAGTAA
- a CDS encoding adhesin, with amino-acid sequence MKITDKAKELLQNVLNQNGAEGIRLYAVAGCCGPQFAISLDTPQESDHVKTINNIKVAMDPAITASEELTIDVEEPQEGAGLVLLGASSCC; translated from the coding sequence ATGAAAATCACCGATAAAGCGAAAGAATTGTTACAAAATGTGTTAAATCAAAATGGGGCAGAAGGCATTCGATTATACGCAGTTGCTGGGTGTTGTGGACCACAATTCGCAATTTCTTTGGATACACCACAAGAATCGGATCATGTAAAAACGATTAATAACATTAAAGTTGCAATGGATCCAGCGATTACTGCATCAGAAGAATTAACAATAGATGTAGAAGAACCTCAAGAGGGCGCTGGATTAGTGTTATTAGGTGCTAGTAGTTGTTGTTAA
- the arsD gene encoding arsenite efflux transporter metallochaperone ArsD: MKKVEIFDPAMCCSTGVCGPSVDPELTRVASAVYSLEKKGFKIRRYQLTNDPDLFAENEEVNRVLHEKGPDALPAILVNDQLVKVGSYPTNGELAEWFEVKPEDLMEKPKVRLSIDLNTLK; the protein is encoded by the coding sequence ATGAAAAAAGTTGAAATTTTTGATCCTGCAATGTGTTGTTCTACGGGTGTATGTGGTCCTAGCGTGGATCCTGAATTAACACGAGTAGCATCAGCTGTCTATTCATTAGAGAAAAAAGGGTTTAAGATCAGACGCTACCAATTAACCAATGATCCAGACCTATTTGCAGAAAATGAAGAAGTCAACCGTGTCTTACATGAAAAAGGTCCAGATGCTTTACCGGCTATTTTAGTAAACGATCAGCTTGTAAAAGTAGGAAGCTACCCAACAAATGGAGAACTTGCAGAATGGTTCGAGGTAAAACCTGAGGACTTAATGGAAAAACCAAAAGTGCGTCTTTCAATTGATTTAAATACTTTGAAATAA
- the cydS gene encoding cytochrome bd oxidase small subunit CydS, whose product MHNFLLFYAPLLVVLIAIILSLFVASKSTKYED is encoded by the coding sequence ATGCACAACTTCTTGCTGTTTTATGCACCACTCCTTGTTGTTCTAATAGCAATAATTCTTTCCTTATTTGTTGCTTCTAAAAGCACAAAGTATGAGGATTAA
- the arsC gene encoding arsenate reductase (thioredoxin) encodes MSKKTIYFLCTGNSCRSQMAEGWAKKYLGDEWNVYSAGIEAHGLNPNAVKAMNEAEIDITNQTSDIIDPNILNNADLVVTLCGDAADKCPITPSHVKREHWGFDDPAKAEGTDEEKWAFFQRVRDEIGDRIKHFSETGK; translated from the coding sequence ATGAGTAAAAAAACAATTTATTTTTTATGTACAGGAAATTCTTGCAGAAGCCAAATGGCAGAAGGGTGGGCAAAGAAATACTTAGGCGATGAGTGGAACGTTTATAGTGCTGGAATTGAAGCACATGGCTTAAACCCGAATGCTGTTAAAGCGATGAACGAAGCTGAAATTGACATTACCAATCAAACGTCAGATATTATTGACCCTAATATTTTAAATAATGCGGATTTAGTTGTTACGTTATGTGGTGATGCAGCTGACAAATGTCCGATAACACCATCTCATGTAAAAAGAGAACATTGGGGATTTGATGATCCAGCTAAGGCTGAAGGAACCGATGAAGAAAAGTGGGCGTTTTTCCAGCGTGTTCGTGATGAAATTGGTGACAGAATTAAACACTTTAGTGAAACAGGTAAATGA
- the guaC gene encoding GMP reductase, which produces MDNVFDYEDIQLVPAKSVVNSRSECDTSITFGDQTFKLPVVPANMQTIIDEEIATFLAENGYFYIMHRFQPEKRLSFIKDMKSRGLFASISVGVKEEEYGFIQQLVDEQLSPEYITIDIAHGHSNAVIEMIQHIKKLLPQSFVIAGNVGTPEAVRELEHAGADATKVGIGPGKVCITKIKTGFGTGGWQLAALRWCAKAASKPVIADGGIRTHGDIAKSIRFGASMVMIGSLFAGHEESPGETIEKDGKLCKEYFGSASEFQKGEKKNVEGKKMYVEHKGSLKDTLKEMEEDLQSSISYAGGNKLDAIRHVDYVVVKNSIFNGDKVY; this is translated from the coding sequence ATGGACAATGTTTTTGATTACGAAGATATTCAATTAGTACCAGCAAAAAGTGTGGTGAATAGCCGTTCTGAATGTGATACATCTATAACATTTGGTGACCAAACCTTTAAATTACCTGTTGTTCCTGCAAATATGCAGACCATTATAGATGAGGAAATAGCTACTTTTTTAGCTGAGAATGGGTATTTTTATATTATGCATCGCTTTCAACCCGAGAAGCGATTGTCTTTTATTAAAGATATGAAATCACGCGGTTTATTCGCATCAATTAGCGTTGGAGTCAAAGAAGAAGAATATGGATTTATACAACAATTAGTAGATGAACAGCTTTCACCAGAATACATAACGATTGATATTGCCCACGGACACTCTAATGCCGTAATAGAAATGATTCAGCACATTAAGAAACTCTTACCTCAAAGTTTTGTTATTGCTGGAAATGTAGGAACACCTGAAGCAGTACGAGAATTAGAACATGCTGGTGCGGATGCAACAAAAGTAGGCATCGGACCAGGAAAAGTATGTATTACTAAGATCAAAACAGGCTTCGGAACGGGCGGTTGGCAATTAGCTGCACTACGTTGGTGCGCAAAAGCAGCCAGTAAGCCAGTCATTGCAGATGGCGGTATTCGAACACATGGTGATATAGCCAAATCCATAAGGTTTGGAGCATCTATGGTTATGATTGGCTCATTATTTGCTGGTCATGAGGAATCTCCAGGCGAAACCATTGAAAAAGATGGAAAGCTTTGCAAAGAATACTTTGGTTCGGCATCAGAATTTCAAAAAGGTGAAAAGAAAAATGTCGAAGGTAAAAAGATGTACGTAGAACATAAAGGATCCTTAAAGGATACACTGAAAGAAATGGAGGAAGATCTTCAATCCTCTATTTCTTATGCAGGTGGAAACAAATTAGACGCCATTCGTCATGTTGATTATGTTGTTGTTAAAAATTCTATCTTCAATGGAGATAAGGTTTATTAA
- a CDS encoding ArsR/SmtB family transcription factor: MQETTVEIEKAATILKLLGDKTRLTMVKILDSNDCCVCEFVEIFKISQPAISQHVRKLKDLGVVREMRRGQWIIYSLNKDSSYYLLVQSLLQHLPNQDFKLQELEEQGLRITCE, translated from the coding sequence ATGCAAGAAACAACGGTTGAAATAGAAAAAGCGGCCACCATTTTAAAGTTACTCGGTGATAAAACACGATTGACCATGGTAAAAATTTTGGATTCAAATGATTGTTGTGTTTGTGAGTTTGTGGAAATTTTTAAAATTAGCCAACCTGCGATTAGTCAACATGTTCGTAAGTTGAAAGACTTAGGAGTCGTTCGAGAAATGCGTAGGGGACAGTGGATTATTTATTCATTAAACAAAGATAGTAGCTATTATCTATTGGTTCAAAGCCTGCTTCAACATCTTCCTAACCAAGACTTTAAATTACAAGAATTAGAAGAGCAAGGTTTACGAATAACGTGTGAATAA
- the cydD gene encoding thiol reductant ABC exporter subunit CydD, which yields MKSLQKLAKGQKGRYYTLFALAFAFGIVVIFQAYLIVSIVDDLFLKNRAFDEVLLFLLLLLAVFLVRSVLSFWSGKIGLKMAAQVKADYRKSLLQVYSGQSLMTSYKGQTGQKVSVMMDAVDELDSFYSKYVPQRIMTTVVPFMILVVVFTQHVYSGLIILVTAPFIPLFMIIIGKITQQKSEEKLDSLTAFSGRFLDTLQGLVSLKLYGRSKPYKEKIRQSSLDFRNATMKILKVAFTSSLMLEFISMLSIGLVALELGLRLVVFNEISFFVAFFILLLVPEFYNMLKELGSAFHAGRSSTGAASKIEQELASEDRLSKWGSISVMKESISMELKNIGFEYDTEGFVLKNIQANIPAKGQVAIVGKSGSGKTTLLHVIAGLLEPLEGEVLINGRTRSDYQEHQWFAHVSYITQHPYLFAGTIAENIALGIAATNEEIEKAAVKAGISELVQSLPKGYDTPIGEGGRGFSGGEKQRIALARAFLKKPAVVLFDEPTTGLDLFTEQLLHKSIRKLAKTSTIITVAHRIQTIKEANHILFLEDGAMVAQGTHNQLKASVLSYQELFSRHGEEEQQR from the coding sequence ATGAAGTCACTTCAAAAGCTAGCTAAGGGTCAGAAGGGGCGGTATTATACACTTTTTGCGCTAGCCTTTGCTTTCGGTATCGTAGTAATTTTTCAAGCCTATTTGATCGTTTCGATTGTCGATGATTTGTTCTTAAAAAACCGTGCGTTTGATGAAGTTCTTTTGTTTTTATTGCTTCTATTGGCCGTCTTTTTGGTCAGGTCAGTCTTATCGTTTTGGAGTGGGAAGATTGGTCTTAAAATGGCGGCTCAAGTAAAAGCTGACTATCGTAAAAGCTTACTCCAAGTTTATTCAGGTCAGTCGTTAATGACTTCCTACAAAGGGCAAACTGGGCAAAAGGTAAGTGTGATGATGGATGCGGTGGATGAACTAGACAGTTTTTATAGTAAGTATGTTCCGCAACGAATTATGACGACAGTAGTTCCGTTCATGATCTTAGTTGTCGTGTTCACACAACATGTATATTCGGGGCTTATTATTCTAGTAACAGCTCCGTTCATTCCTTTGTTTATGATCATCATAGGTAAGATCACACAACAAAAATCAGAGGAAAAGCTGGATAGTTTAACCGCTTTTTCAGGTCGCTTTCTTGATACATTACAAGGACTTGTAAGCTTAAAGTTATACGGTCGCTCTAAACCATACAAAGAGAAAATCCGTCAAAGTAGTCTCGATTTCCGCAATGCTACGATGAAGATATTAAAAGTAGCATTTACATCTTCTTTGATGCTTGAGTTTATCTCGATGTTAAGCATTGGACTTGTTGCCCTAGAGCTGGGCTTACGACTTGTTGTATTCAATGAAATTAGTTTTTTTGTAGCTTTCTTTATTCTTTTATTAGTGCCTGAATTCTACAATATGCTCAAGGAGTTAGGAAGTGCCTTTCATGCTGGACGCAGTAGTACTGGAGCAGCTTCTAAAATTGAACAAGAACTCGCCTCAGAAGATCGTCTAAGCAAGTGGGGGAGCATCTCGGTGATGAAAGAATCTATTTCAATGGAACTAAAGAATATTGGCTTTGAATATGATACGGAAGGGTTTGTGTTAAAAAATATCCAAGCTAACATTCCAGCAAAGGGTCAAGTCGCGATTGTCGGTAAAAGTGGATCTGGAAAGACAACACTTCTTCATGTCATTGCAGGGTTACTAGAGCCATTGGAAGGAGAAGTACTTATCAATGGAAGAACGCGTTCAGATTATCAGGAGCATCAATGGTTTGCTCACGTGAGCTATATTACTCAACACCCTTATTTATTTGCAGGAACGATTGCGGAAAACATTGCCTTAGGAATCGCAGCAACAAATGAGGAAATTGAAAAAGCAGCGGTTAAAGCAGGTATTTCTGAATTGGTTCAATCATTACCTAAAGGATATGATACGCCGATTGGTGAAGGTGGTAGAGGTTTTTCTGGTGGGGAAAAACAGAGAATTGCATTAGCTCGGGCCTTTTTAAAAAAACCAGCGGTAGTTCTGTTCGACGAGCCAACAACGGGTCTTGATTTGTTCACAGAGCAGTTGCTTCACAAATCGATCAGAAAGTTAGCGAAAACATCGACGATCATTACAGTAGCTCATCGGATTCAAACGATTAAAGAAGCGAATCATATTTTATTTCTTGAAGATGGTGCAATGGTCGCACAAGGAACTCACAATCAGTTAAAAGCTTCAGTCTTATCTTATCAAGAACTGTTTTCTAGACATGGAGAGGAGGAGCAGCAGAGATGA
- the arsA gene encoding arsenical pump-driving ATPase, with translation MFQPFNPLKVINTPFLFLTGKGGVGKTSTACATAVALADNGMKVLLISTDPASNLQDVFNIELTNSPKPVPNVENLFASNLDPESSAATYREKIVGPYRGKLPDSVVATMEEQLSGACSVEIAAFDEFSSLLTNADIVSQFDHIIFDTAPTGHTLRLLQLPTAWNGFLEESTHGASCLGPLSGLADKKNLYSQTVEVLSDPSQTTLTLITRPDVSSLLEADRASEELKEIDINNQILIVNGLLQHYKEDDEVSSAFYRRQRDALKQIPIHLKQTVSYSLPFVSYSLTGVENLRYLFQPNEIPAPEFISDHEINKLPRLNDVIDDFSSTNKKLIFTMGKGGVGKTTVASAIAVGLVEKGHRVHLTTTDPAAHLDYQFQNDQLNQNLTISRINPKEEVEKYKADVLANAGKELDQDGLAYLEEDLNSPCTEEIAVFRAFAEVVAKSENEVVVIDTAPTGHTLLLLDAAQSYSQEIARATGEVPESVKKLLPQIRNAKETAVVIVTLAEATPVLEASRLQDDLRRADIQPTWWVINQSLYATHTTDPVLSGKAASEKHWIYEANDRLSEKCAIIPWLQEEKLGYEKLKELSY, from the coding sequence ATGTTTCAACCTTTCAATCCCTTAAAGGTCATAAATACACCATTTCTTTTTTTGACTGGAAAAGGTGGCGTTGGAAAAACCTCAACAGCTTGTGCGACAGCTGTTGCATTAGCGGATAATGGCATGAAAGTGTTATTAATTAGCACAGACCCAGCTTCTAATTTACAAGATGTTTTTAATATAGAATTAACGAATTCACCAAAACCCGTTCCGAATGTTGAGAATTTATTTGCCAGTAACTTAGATCCTGAGAGCTCTGCCGCGACTTATCGTGAAAAAATCGTAGGTCCATATCGGGGGAAACTTCCTGATTCTGTAGTCGCTACTATGGAAGAGCAATTATCAGGAGCTTGCTCCGTAGAAATTGCCGCTTTTGATGAATTTAGCAGTTTGCTTACGAATGCTGATATTGTATCTCAATTTGATCACATTATTTTTGATACAGCACCAACAGGGCATACGTTACGTTTATTACAGCTTCCAACCGCTTGGAATGGATTTTTAGAAGAAAGCACACACGGAGCTTCATGCTTAGGACCTTTATCGGGGTTAGCGGATAAAAAGAATCTTTATTCGCAAACAGTAGAAGTTCTTTCAGATCCTAGCCAAACGACATTAACCCTTATAACTAGACCTGACGTTTCATCCCTTTTAGAAGCGGATCGAGCATCAGAAGAACTGAAAGAGATCGATATTAACAATCAAATCCTAATCGTTAATGGACTCCTTCAACATTATAAAGAGGATGATGAAGTGTCTTCTGCGTTTTACCGTCGACAAAGAGATGCCTTAAAACAAATACCGATTCATTTAAAACAGACGGTCAGTTATTCTTTGCCATTTGTTTCATACTCCTTAACTGGAGTGGAAAATCTACGCTATCTTTTCCAACCAAACGAGATACCAGCACCAGAGTTCATAAGTGATCATGAAATTAACAAGCTTCCAAGATTAAATGACGTTATTGATGATTTTTCATCTACGAACAAGAAGCTGATCTTTACAATGGGGAAAGGTGGCGTAGGGAAAACAACGGTTGCATCGGCGATTGCAGTTGGATTAGTAGAAAAAGGACATCGCGTGCATTTGACGACGACAGATCCAGCTGCTCACTTAGATTACCAATTCCAAAATGATCAGCTCAATCAAAACTTAACGATAAGTCGCATTAACCCAAAAGAAGAAGTAGAAAAATATAAGGCGGATGTTTTAGCAAACGCTGGAAAAGAGTTAGATCAAGATGGTTTGGCATATTTAGAGGAAGATTTAAATTCACCTTGTACAGAGGAGATTGCAGTATTCCGAGCGTTTGCTGAAGTGGTAGCCAAATCAGAAAACGAAGTGGTGGTCATTGATACAGCTCCTACAGGACATACGTTGTTATTATTAGATGCGGCTCAGTCGTATAGTCAAGAAATTGCTAGAGCTACAGGAGAAGTCCCTGAAAGTGTAAAAAAACTACTTCCGCAAATCCGAAATGCTAAAGAAACAGCGGTAGTAATTGTGACTTTGGCCGAAGCTACACCTGTATTGGAAGCCTCTCGATTACAAGATGATCTAAGACGAGCAGACATTCAACCGACCTGGTGGGTGATTAATCAAAGTTTATATGCAACGCATACGACAGATCCTGTGCTGAGTGGGAAAGCCGCTTCAGAAAAGCATTGGATTTATGAGGCGAATGACAGACTGTCTGAGAAATGCGCGATTATTCCTTGGCTTCAGGAAGAAAAGCTAGGGTATGAAAAGCTAAAAGAGCTCAGTTATTAA
- a CDS encoding PepSY domain-containing protein, producing the protein MKYNNWINPNVYWHNNNWGGHNLLWYRRISIEEAIQIALQHVPGLVVEVELDMENGFLVYEVEILTPLGIKYEVDVDVMTGRIIEIEID; encoded by the coding sequence ATGAAATATAACAACTGGATCAACCCGAATGTATACTGGCATAACAATAATTGGGGTGGTCATAATCTTTTATGGTATCGCAGAATATCAATAGAAGAGGCAATTCAGATTGCATTGCAACATGTACCAGGTCTAGTTGTTGAGGTGGAGTTAGACATGGAAAATGGATTTTTGGTTTATGAGGTTGAAATCTTAACACCATTAGGAATCAAGTATGAAGTAGATGTTGATGTAATGACAGGCAGAATAATAGAGATAGAAATAGATTAA
- a CDS encoding cytochrome d ubiquinol oxidase subunit II: MTIEIIGISVLWLFLFGYVIVASIDFGAGFFNASAIVTGKHHIVNTVIQRYLSPVWEITNVFLVFFFIGMIGFFPQTAYYFGTVLLIPISISIILLALRGSYYAFGTYGTKGHKGYTLMYGVTGVLIPASLSTALIVSQGGFIRETSWGGIELDYNALLTSPFAWSIVLLSLVSVLFISASFLAYYSSVAEDEGALRLFRKYTWIWSFPTIITALGIIIEMRWHNPAHFEGLLSLWWVFTISFICFLVSLWLLKTKQYGWSFIFVVLQFACAFYGYGVSRYPYLLYPHLTIYDSFTNETMAYALITVFILGLLLLIPSLYLVFKLFVMNKPYIQKGKA, translated from the coding sequence ATGACGATCGAAATTATAGGAATATCAGTATTATGGTTGTTCCTATTTGGCTACGTCATTGTAGCCTCCATTGATTTTGGTGCTGGTTTTTTCAATGCGTCAGCGATAGTTACTGGTAAGCATCATATTGTGAATACGGTGATCCAACGTTATCTGTCTCCTGTATGGGAGATCACAAATGTATTTCTTGTGTTCTTTTTTATCGGTATGATCGGCTTTTTTCCGCAGACGGCATACTATTTTGGAACGGTACTATTAATTCCGATTAGTATCTCGATTATTCTGTTGGCGTTACGTGGCAGTTATTATGCTTTTGGTACGTATGGTACAAAAGGGCATAAGGGCTACACATTGATGTATGGAGTGACAGGTGTACTAATTCCAGCTTCATTGTCAACAGCGTTAATTGTATCCCAAGGTGGGTTTATTCGCGAAACGTCTTGGGGAGGCATCGAGTTAGATTATAACGCCTTGTTAACGAGTCCGTTTGCTTGGTCGATTGTTCTCTTAAGTTTAGTAAGTGTTTTATTCATTTCAGCAAGTTTTTTAGCTTACTATTCTTCAGTAGCTGAAGACGAGGGAGCCTTGCGATTATTTAGAAAATATACGTGGATTTGGAGTTTTCCAACGATTATAACCGCATTAGGAATTATTATCGAAATGAGATGGCATAATCCTGCTCATTTTGAAGGATTATTATCACTTTGGTGGGTATTTACGATTTCATTTATCTGTTTTCTCGTCAGTTTATGGCTATTAAAAACAAAGCAATACGGTTGGTCATTTATCTTTGTCGTCTTGCAGTTTGCTTGTGCTTTCTACGGTTATGGCGTCTCAAGATATCCGTACTTATTGTATCCACATTTAACGATTTACGATAGTTTTACAAATGAAACGATGGCTTATGCGTTAATCACGGTGTTTATTTTAGGATTATTACTGCTTATTCCGTCGCTGTATTTAGTATTTAAACTGTTTGTTATGAATAAGCCTTATATTCAAAAAGGTAAAGCTTAA
- a CDS encoding cytochrome ubiquinol oxidase subunit I, which produces MESVEFSRYLTMLTLSVHVVFATVGVGIPLMIMLAHWIGLKRNDEHYLLLAKRWARGYVISVAVGVVTGTAIALQLALLWPRFMEFAGQLVALPLFMETFAFFFEAIFLGIYLYTWDRFKNPKLHFYLLAPVVLGAAMSALFITSVNGFMNTPQGFTLVNGALTNIQPLQAMFNPAMPTKVAHVLTSAYMTSAFVLASIAAFHMWRGNRHEYHRKALALTMKVGFIFCVATALVGDLSGKFLAEYQPEKLAAAEWHFETEGEAPLVLFGVLTEENEVKYGIEIPYALSILVHSHPSGVVTGLNDIPEELHPPYIVHYMFDIMVTIGVWLTVLSMVYWLAMSRNWSFIKTRVFRFLLVMAGPLSMLAIQAGWWFTEVGRQPWIMNGFMKTAEGATDSPHVWLMFIAFAILYFILMVGTAVVLIRLFKKNPVERELEKQSEKQRSVAR; this is translated from the coding sequence ATGGAGTCAGTTGAATTTAGTCGCTATTTAACGATGTTGACACTTTCAGTCCACGTTGTTTTTGCAACAGTTGGTGTTGGTATTCCGCTCATGATTATGCTTGCTCATTGGATTGGTTTAAAAAGAAACGATGAGCATTATCTGTTATTGGCAAAGCGTTGGGCACGAGGTTATGTGATCAGTGTAGCGGTCGGAGTAGTAACAGGTACAGCAATTGCTTTACAGCTAGCTCTTCTATGGCCACGCTTTATGGAGTTTGCTGGTCAGCTCGTTGCATTACCGTTGTTTATGGAAACCTTCGCCTTTTTCTTTGAAGCTATCTTTCTTGGCATTTATTTATATACATGGGATCGTTTTAAAAATCCGAAACTTCATTTTTATTTACTGGCACCCGTCGTATTAGGAGCGGCCATGTCAGCTTTATTTATTACGTCTGTGAATGGATTTATGAATACACCACAAGGTTTCACGTTAGTGAACGGTGCATTAACAAATATTCAGCCATTGCAAGCGATGTTTAATCCTGCGATGCCTACAAAAGTAGCGCACGTATTAACATCGGCCTACATGACATCGGCGTTCGTATTAGCGTCCATTGCAGCATTTCATATGTGGCGAGGCAATCGTCATGAATACCATCGTAAAGCACTTGCATTAACGATGAAAGTTGGCTTTATTTTTTGTGTGGCCACAGCGCTTGTAGGCGATTTATCTGGTAAGTTTCTAGCAGAATATCAACCTGAAAAGCTAGCAGCGGCAGAGTGGCATTTTGAAACAGAAGGAGAAGCTCCTCTTGTTCTTTTCGGGGTCTTAACAGAAGAGAATGAAGTCAAGTATGGTATTGAAATTCCGTATGCATTGAGTATTCTCGTTCATAGTCATCCAAGCGGTGTTGTTACGGGATTAAATGATATTCCTGAAGAGCTACATCCACCATATATTGTGCATTATATGTTTGACATTATGGTCACTATTGGTGTTTGGTTAACGGTTCTTTCGATGGTATATTGGCTGGCGATGTCACGGAATTGGTCTTTTATTAAAACTCGAGTGTTTCGTTTTCTTCTTGTCATGGCAGGTCCTTTGTCGATGCTAGCCATCCAAGCGGGGTGGTGGTTTACAGAGGTAGGACGACAGCCATGGATCATGAATGGGTTCATGAAAACAGCAGAAGGTGCAACAGATTCACCGCACGTTTGGCTGATGTTTATTGCCTTTGCAATTCTGTATTTTATCTTGATGGTTGGTACAGCGGTTGTATTAATTCGTTTATTTAAAAAGAACCCGGTTGAACGTGAGTTAGAGAAACAGTCTGAAAAGCAAAGGAGTGTTGCAAGATGA